In Brevinema andersonii, a genomic segment contains:
- a CDS encoding DUF6311 domain-containing protein: MVNSSHSSLQKISSFLSLAIPICTALWFTLLCYAGYLSPNNTGQLPQNIRILHLISLIFRQDYFYFPLSLTRLIAPPYGIPLSLTDTIPLGALIFKIFEMNDMQYFGIWIILSVLLTTFFAYRICREICSDLLSTTLTTLLFISMPFFWYHTFFHPWLAGQWTILWGLSLFFQKRSYLSIEWYGIIVISAFIHPYFIFINFFIMIADTVRLYLYEHQISVMQAANFFAYSLGICIGSLSIIGMFYLPSFSVPKLPIAPIQPSLFIMPNIINITQQYNISYIYPGLGIIIGLLVFLITFSIYPQINHIKKYTPIFFSVFIFFLCSIAGGVSSYNKTFKIYNNAWIENRILLLLTSGPRFIFPLLWMIPIMIAHTAEFLYLRKKFLCIIYLFCLLSIQFFTVKLSFNYEYSVYVPLSQEIEQFLNETSHIIWIGTESLDDIPQFEQIASYALHYKKTINLSPVLRYPSYYLESLEKETMQFLSQSFMDNTTYIIPQNLTIPFNLSQFGKLIPFEDVIFFKPDN; the protein is encoded by the coding sequence ATGGTTAATTCTTCTCACTCTTCACTACAAAAAATCAGTTCTTTTCTATCACTAGCTATACCAATATGTACTGCTTTATGGTTTACTTTACTATGTTATGCTGGTTACCTATCACCCAATAATACAGGACAACTTCCTCAGAATATTCGAATATTGCATTTAATAAGCCTAATTTTTAGGCAAGACTATTTTTATTTTCCTTTGTCTCTCACTAGGTTAATTGCTCCTCCTTATGGAATTCCACTATCATTAACTGATACCATACCATTAGGAGCCCTTATTTTTAAAATCTTCGAGATGAATGATATGCAATATTTTGGCATATGGATTATTCTATCAGTATTACTTACTACTTTTTTTGCGTACCGCATTTGTCGTGAAATTTGTTCTGACCTTTTATCCACAACACTAACTACACTTTTATTTATTTCTATGCCATTTTTTTGGTATCATACTTTTTTTCATCCATGGCTTGCAGGACAATGGACAATTCTTTGGGGATTATCATTATTTTTTCAAAAACGCAGTTACTTATCCATTGAATGGTATGGAATTATCGTTATTTCAGCTTTTATTCATCCCTATTTTATTTTTATTAACTTTTTTATCATGATAGCAGATACCGTACGTCTTTATCTTTACGAACATCAAATTTCTGTAATGCAAGCTGCTAATTTTTTTGCTTATTCATTAGGGATTTGTATCGGATCATTAAGCATCATTGGGATGTTTTACCTTCCTAGTTTTTCCGTTCCTAAATTGCCTATTGCACCTATACAACCAAGTTTATTTATCATGCCCAATATTATTAATATAACACAACAATATAATATTTCGTACATTTATCCCGGATTAGGAATTATAATTGGTTTGTTAGTATTTTTGATTACATTTTCTATTTATCCCCAGATTAATCATATAAAAAAGTATACCCCCATTTTTTTTTCAGTTTTTATATTTTTTTTATGCTCTATTGCTGGTGGTGTAAGTTCCTATAATAAAACTTTCAAGATATATAACAATGCGTGGATAGAAAATAGAATATTATTACTACTTACATCTGGTCCTCGATTTATATTTCCATTACTATGGATGATACCTATCATGATTGCTCATACAGCAGAATTTTTATATCTAAGAAAAAAATTTTTATGTATTATTTATTTATTTTGTTTACTTAGTATACAATTTTTTACTGTCAAACTATCATTTAATTACGAATACTCTGTTTATGTGCCTCTTTCTCAAGAAATTGAACAGTTTTTAAATGAAACATCTCATATTATATGGATTGGTACAGAATCACTAGATGATATCCCACAATTTGAACAAATTGCGTCCTATGCATTACACTACAAAAAAACAATCAATTTATCCCCTGTTTTAAGATATCCTAGTTATTATTTAGAATCTCTAGAAAAAGAAACTATGCAATTTTTATCACAAAGTTTTATGGACAATACTACTTATATTATTCCCCAAAATTTAACTATACCTTTCAATTTATCTCAATTTGGAAAACTTATTCCCTTTGAAGATGTGATTTTTTTTAAACCAGATAATTAG